A genomic region of Synechococcus sp. NOUM97013 contains the following coding sequences:
- a CDS encoding DUF502 domain-containing protein: MVQSNPRPDLPLSARLQQDLKNDLIAGLLVVIPLATTIWLATIVSKFVLAFLTSIPKQFNPFINLNPWLQDLINLALGLTVPLMGILLIGLMARNIVGRWLLEFGEGTLQRIPLAGSVYKTLKQLLETFLRDNSRRFRRVVLVEYPREGLYSVGFVTGEAGPSLRSDLGDTLLSVFIPTAPNPTTGWYTLVPEGSVRELDISVEDAFRTIISAGIVNPDEREAPVNRSFSSLIAQLRASVAPSSS; encoded by the coding sequence TTGGTTCAGTCCAACCCGAGACCTGACCTGCCGCTCAGCGCCAGGCTTCAACAAGATCTCAAGAATGATCTGATTGCGGGTCTCCTCGTGGTGATTCCGCTGGCCACCACGATCTGGCTCGCCACGATCGTCAGCAAATTTGTGCTGGCGTTCCTCACCTCGATCCCCAAGCAGTTCAATCCGTTCATCAACCTGAACCCCTGGCTTCAGGATCTGATCAATTTGGCGCTGGGGCTCACGGTTCCACTGATGGGAATTCTTCTCATCGGTCTGATGGCTCGCAACATCGTGGGCCGCTGGTTGTTGGAGTTCGGTGAGGGAACGCTCCAGCGCATCCCCCTTGCCGGTTCTGTTTACAAGACCCTCAAACAGCTGCTGGAAACTTTTCTGCGCGACAACTCGCGCCGCTTCCGGCGGGTGGTTCTGGTCGAATACCCAAGAGAGGGTCTTTACAGCGTCGGTTTCGTTACGGGTGAAGCGGGTCCATCCCTGCGCTCCGATCTGGGCGACACGTTGTTGAGTGTGTTCATTCCCACGGCCCCCAACCCGACCACAGGCTGGTACACCCTCGTTCCCGAAGGTTCGGTGCGAGAGCTCGATATCTCCGTTGAAGATGCCTTCAGAACGATCATTTCGGCAGGCATCGTCAATCCCGATGAACGCGAAGCACCGGTGAACCGCAGTTTTTCCAGCTTGATCGCCCAGTTGCGCGCCTCCGTGGCACCCTCATCGTCCTGA
- the nusB gene encoding transcription antitermination factor NusB, which produces MQTRTLSRELALLVLGQCAERDRSAAVNDTLDVLLQKALDSLMQHWREVLDHCAGDLEKAQQSLLDSELQDSPNAGDAAPVREHLRDSLTSAEQVLNGLSASLELPRLLALADQDRVREEAMRRIHLVLDSRDTIDQQLDGVMEGWRLSRLPRIDRDILRLAVVDLGAMKTPASVACSEAVELANRYSDEQGRRMINGVLRRLQNATV; this is translated from the coding sequence ATGCAGACCCGCACCCTCTCCCGTGAGCTCGCCTTGCTGGTGCTTGGCCAGTGCGCTGAGCGCGATCGCTCCGCTGCGGTCAACGACACCTTGGATGTGTTGTTGCAAAAGGCCCTTGACAGCCTGATGCAGCACTGGCGAGAGGTGCTCGACCACTGTGCTGGGGATCTGGAGAAAGCTCAGCAGTCCCTGCTTGACAGCGAACTTCAGGACTCTCCGAATGCGGGTGATGCTGCCCCTGTGCGCGAGCACCTGCGCGATTCACTCACCAGTGCGGAACAGGTTCTGAACGGCCTTTCCGCCAGTCTTGAGCTGCCGCGGCTGCTGGCACTGGCTGATCAGGACCGTGTGCGCGAGGAAGCCATGCGCCGCATTCATTTGGTGCTTGATTCTCGCGACACCATTGATCAGCAGTTGGATGGTGTGATGGAAGGCTGGCGTCTGAGCCGATTGCCGCGCATCGATCGCGACATTCTTCGTCTTGCGGTGGTGGATCTCGGTGCCATGAAGACTCCGGCTTCCGTGGCCTGCAGCGAGGCCGTCGAACTGGCCAATCGCTATAGCGATGAGCAAGGCCGTCGCATGATCAACGGAGTTCTGCGTCGGCTGCAGAACGCCACCGTTTAG
- the ftsY gene encoding signal recognition particle-docking protein FtsY: MVFDWFNRRPEAAQPAQPASSPEDTAPSAPDAESVESSVADVPSAASEGPSAELVESFAAPAAPESVPDPDPEPEPPQPSGEPSTEPANPDDDPLEWARQAYARLKAQKEQEQAQQESSASVAQSLSAEPPSAEPVSAEQVSAQQPSVDTVPAEQPSVEPSAVEQPSVEQASVEQPAAEPPSPGPSLLEQAAAQRQERQQQLEQAPAPEVVEPAAAVPAQPQTPVDSSDEPSLGEFDDTFTWSAEVLAAQGRSADQVTLEEIDWLGRLRQGLEKTRQGFVTGLLENLGDDPLTPEVLDDLESLLLRADAGVKATDQVLEALRRRMNEQVVDPTEGIRFLKEQLRDLLDKPIKDSGVELLAPQREQLNVWLMVGVNGVGKTTTLGKLANLAVRSGYSAMIAAADTFRAAAVQQVQVWGDRSDVPVVANPSSNADPAAVVFDAIGAARSKGTDLVLVDTAGRLQTKHNLMEELEKIRRVVDRLAPDAHVESLLVLDASQGQNGLKQAMAFAKAAGLTGVVITKLDGTARGGVALAVASEAGLPIRFIGAGEGIRDLRPFNSFEFVEALLAGR; encoded by the coding sequence ATGGTTTTCGACTGGTTCAACCGACGCCCCGAGGCGGCACAGCCCGCTCAGCCGGCATCCAGCCCTGAGGACACGGCACCTTCAGCGCCTGATGCTGAGTCGGTCGAGTCATCGGTCGCGGACGTGCCGAGTGCAGCTTCAGAAGGTCCTTCAGCCGAATTGGTGGAGTCGTTCGCTGCACCTGCGGCGCCTGAGTCTGTTCCAGATCCAGATCCGGAGCCGGAGCCGCCTCAGCCCTCTGGAGAGCCATCCACCGAGCCTGCCAACCCTGACGATGATCCCCTGGAGTGGGCGCGCCAGGCCTATGCGCGTCTGAAAGCTCAGAAGGAGCAAGAGCAGGCCCAGCAAGAGAGCTCGGCTTCGGTGGCGCAATCACTTTCAGCTGAACCACCTTCAGCCGAACCAGTTTCAGCGGAGCAGGTGTCAGCCCAACAGCCCAGCGTTGACACGGTTCCTGCTGAACAGCCTTCTGTTGAACCGTCTGCTGTCGAGCAGCCTTCCGTTGAACAGGCTTCCGTCGAGCAGCCTGCTGCTGAACCACCCTCTCCGGGACCGTCTCTGCTCGAGCAGGCTGCAGCCCAGCGTCAGGAACGTCAGCAGCAGCTGGAGCAGGCTCCGGCACCTGAGGTTGTTGAGCCTGCTGCCGCGGTTCCTGCACAACCTCAGACGCCGGTCGATTCATCCGATGAGCCCAGCCTGGGTGAATTCGATGACACCTTCACTTGGTCGGCTGAAGTCCTGGCGGCTCAGGGACGATCTGCGGATCAGGTCACGCTTGAAGAGATCGACTGGCTCGGTCGTCTGCGCCAGGGGCTGGAAAAAACCCGTCAGGGATTTGTCACCGGCCTCCTTGAAAACCTCGGTGATGACCCACTCACTCCTGAGGTTCTGGATGACCTGGAGTCATTGCTGCTGCGGGCTGACGCTGGTGTGAAGGCCACTGATCAGGTGCTGGAAGCCCTGCGCCGCCGCATGAATGAACAGGTGGTTGATCCCACCGAGGGCATTCGCTTCCTGAAGGAGCAGTTGCGCGATCTGCTGGATAAGCCCATCAAGGACAGCGGTGTTGAATTGCTTGCTCCGCAGCGTGAGCAGCTGAACGTCTGGCTGATGGTTGGTGTGAACGGTGTCGGCAAGACCACCACGCTTGGCAAACTCGCCAATCTTGCGGTCCGCAGTGGTTACTCCGCCATGATCGCGGCGGCTGACACCTTCCGGGCGGCAGCGGTTCAGCAGGTTCAGGTCTGGGGTGATCGCAGTGATGTGCCGGTGGTGGCGAATCCCTCCTCCAACGCTGACCCTGCAGCTGTGGTGTTTGACGCCATCGGTGCGGCCCGTTCCAAAGGGACGGATCTGGTGCTCGTTGACACGGCCGGTCGCTTGCAGACCAAGCACAACCTCATGGAGGAGCTTGAGAAGATCCGGCGTGTGGTCGACCGTCTGGCCCCCGATGCCCATGTGGAGTCCCTGCTGGTGCTGGATGCCAGCCAGGGTCAGAACGGACTCAAACAGGCGATGGCATTTGCCAAGGCGGCGGGACTCACTGGCGTTGTGATCACGAAACTGGACGGAACGGCCCGAGGCGGTGTCGCGCTGGCGGTGGCCTCGGAAGCCGGGCTGCCAATTCGTTTCATTGGTGCTGGTGAGGGAATCCGCGATTTGCGGCCCTTCAACAGCTTTGAGTTCGTGGAAGCGCTGTTGGCTGGCCGCTAA
- a CDS encoding GAF domain-containing SpoIIE family protein phosphatase, protein MSSNPSRRHPASPTRQGLPSTSATASLRQLLDSLSKEQRSNQELLVSLGFALRSFTNLNRFLELVPVVAARLVGVEGALLVPFHADGRLWNEQLQILTTARSEPVLQALNKHEPGRSSGFGSDDALVLGMDRLVQRQLGSAGVFATSLVARGRQRGRLYVFNPSGSLIWTDVHRRHVQLVADLAGVAIENDLMLQEARLHERVDRQLSIGAEIQAQLLPDHCPVIEGVELAARCRPAFQVGGDYYDFIPTRPELIGRRRERGRWALVMGDVMGKGVPAGLLMTMLRGMLRAEVLSGLPPDRILHDLNQLALEDLSQSHRFVTLFYSDFDPRTRRLRFANAAHNPPLIWRSQQRSVSRLDAPGLLIGLQPEAEYGVGSTVLEPGDVLLYYTDGVTEAPGITGDRFDEDRLIRSLESACRSGTGSQGILDQLFRRLDRFVGPDRQLEDDASMVVLKVREEVMLPSVPRTSA, encoded by the coding sequence GTGAGCAGCAATCCATCAAGGCGCCATCCGGCTTCTCCAACTCGTCAGGGTCTGCCGTCCACCTCGGCAACCGCTTCGTTGCGTCAGTTGCTCGACAGCTTGTCGAAAGAGCAACGGTCCAATCAGGAACTGCTCGTGTCGTTGGGCTTCGCTCTGCGCAGTTTCACCAATCTCAACCGTTTTCTGGAGCTCGTTCCAGTGGTGGCAGCCCGTCTGGTGGGTGTTGAGGGGGCCCTGCTCGTACCGTTCCATGCCGATGGACGCCTTTGGAACGAACAGCTGCAGATCCTCACGACTGCCCGTTCGGAACCTGTGCTCCAGGCTTTGAACAAGCACGAACCTGGACGATCATCCGGCTTTGGTTCTGACGATGCCCTGGTGCTGGGCATGGATCGCTTGGTCCAGCGTCAGCTCGGATCGGCCGGTGTATTCGCCACGTCGCTGGTGGCCCGCGGTCGTCAGCGCGGACGTCTCTATGTGTTCAATCCCTCCGGATCATTGATCTGGACGGATGTGCATCGCCGCCATGTGCAGCTTGTGGCGGATCTTGCCGGTGTGGCGATCGAGAACGACCTGATGCTTCAGGAAGCCCGCCTGCATGAGCGTGTCGACCGGCAGCTGAGCATTGGTGCTGAGATCCAGGCTCAGCTGCTGCCGGATCACTGTCCGGTGATCGAGGGTGTGGAACTGGCGGCCCGCTGCCGTCCTGCCTTTCAGGTGGGTGGTGACTACTACGACTTCATTCCCACACGTCCCGAGTTGATCGGCCGACGTCGTGAGCGGGGGCGTTGGGCCCTGGTGATGGGCGATGTGATGGGGAAAGGGGTTCCCGCCGGTCTTTTGATGACCATGCTGCGTGGAATGTTGCGCGCTGAGGTGCTGAGTGGCTTGCCACCGGATCGGATCCTGCATGACCTCAATCAGCTGGCCCTTGAGGATCTGTCGCAGTCCCACCGTTTCGTGACGCTGTTTTATTCGGATTTCGATCCGCGCACGCGTCGATTGCGTTTCGCCAATGCTGCCCACAACCCACCGTTGATCTGGAGGTCTCAGCAACGCTCCGTGAGCCGACTCGATGCACCCGGTCTGCTGATCGGTCTTCAGCCGGAGGCGGAGTATGGCGTCGGTTCCACGGTGCTGGAACCTGGCGATGTCCTGCTCTATTACACCGATGGGGTCACCGAGGCTCCCGGCATCACAGGTGATCGTTTCGACGAGGACCGTCTGATTCGCAGCCTGGAGTCAGCATGTCGGTCTGGAACGGGATCGCAGGGGATTCTCGATCAGTTGTTCCGTCGCTTGGATCGTTTTGTCGGCCCGGATCGTCAGTTGGAGGACGACGCTTCGATGGTCGTGCTCAAGGTGCGGGAGGAGGTGATGCTGCCGTCTGTTCCCAGGACTTCGGCCTGA
- the argH gene encoding argininosuccinate lyase has translation MAGGVTGGGSATWSDRFEQGLHPAIERFNASIGFDITLLQEDLDGSIAHARMLANCGVISSAEADQLCSGLEQIRAEAAAGHFQPGLEDEDVHFAVERRLIALLGPVGKKLHTGRSRNDQVGTDLRLWLRRRLDELDPQVQAFQTALLKQASDHRTTLIPGYTHLQRAQPVCLAHHLLAYVEMLERDRQRLQDVRKRVNWSPLGAAALAGTPVPIDRRSTAAALGFDGIYANSLDAVSDRDFTVEFSAAASLLMVHLSRLAEEVIFWASEECGFVRLTDRCATGSSLMPQKKNPDVPELVRGKCGRVFGHLQGLLTMIKGLPLAYNKDFQEDKEALFDVVSTTKQCLEAMTILIEEGLSFRPDRLEAAVGADFSNATDVADYLVARQVPFREAYQIVGAVVKQCLSEGLLLRDLTLERWQQFHPAIEADLYEALAPRQVVAARTSEGGTGFKRVEEQLALWSERLGFVAQ, from the coding sequence ATGGCGGGTGGAGTGACGGGCGGAGGCTCCGCCACCTGGAGTGATCGTTTCGAACAGGGCCTGCATCCGGCGATCGAACGATTCAATGCCTCGATCGGCTTCGACATCACCCTGCTTCAGGAGGACCTCGACGGATCGATCGCCCATGCCCGCATGCTGGCCAACTGCGGCGTGATTTCCTCGGCTGAGGCTGATCAGCTTTGCAGTGGTCTGGAGCAGATCCGTGCTGAAGCAGCAGCTGGACATTTTCAGCCAGGGCTTGAGGATGAAGACGTCCACTTTGCGGTGGAGCGCAGGCTGATCGCTCTGTTGGGTCCAGTGGGCAAGAAACTGCACACGGGTCGCAGCCGCAACGATCAGGTCGGCACCGATCTGCGCCTGTGGCTGCGCCGTCGGCTTGATGAATTGGATCCCCAGGTGCAGGCCTTTCAGACCGCCTTGCTGAAGCAGGCCAGTGACCACCGCACCACCTTGATTCCCGGTTATACCCATCTGCAACGGGCTCAGCCCGTGTGTTTGGCCCATCACCTTCTCGCTTATGTGGAGATGCTCGAGCGTGATCGCCAGCGGCTTCAGGACGTCCGCAAACGCGTCAACTGGTCACCGCTCGGAGCGGCGGCTTTGGCCGGAACGCCGGTGCCGATCGACCGGCGCAGCACGGCCGCGGCGCTTGGATTCGATGGCATCTACGCCAACAGCCTGGATGCGGTGAGTGATCGCGACTTCACGGTGGAGTTTTCTGCGGCTGCATCGCTGCTGATGGTGCATCTCAGCCGTCTGGCCGAAGAAGTGATCTTCTGGGCTTCAGAGGAATGCGGGTTCGTGCGGTTGACGGACCGCTGTGCCACCGGCAGCAGCCTGATGCCTCAGAAGAAAAACCCGGATGTGCCCGAACTGGTGCGCGGTAAATGCGGTCGTGTGTTCGGGCATCTGCAGGGGTTGCTCACGATGATCAAGGGCCTGCCTCTGGCCTACAACAAGGATTTTCAGGAAGACAAGGAGGCCCTGTTCGATGTGGTCTCCACCACCAAGCAGTGTCTGGAAGCGATGACGATCCTGATCGAGGAAGGTTTGAGCTTCCGCCCGGATCGGCTTGAGGCTGCGGTGGGCGCTGATTTCTCTAATGCCACGGATGTGGCCGACTACCTGGTGGCGCGTCAGGTGCCGTTCCGGGAGGCGTATCAGATTGTCGGTGCAGTGGTGAAGCAGTGCCTGAGTGAAGGTCTGCTTCTGCGCGACCTGACCCTTGAGCGATGGCAGCAGTTCCACCCTGCGATCGAGGCCGATCTCTATGAGGCGCTTGCCCCACGTCAGGTGGTGGCCGCTCGCACCAGTGAAGGTGGAACAGGCTTCAAGCGGGTCGAGGAACAGCTGGCTCTGTGGAGCGAACGTCTCGGCTTTGTCGCTCAGTGA
- a CDS encoding RNA-binding protein, whose protein sequence is MSIFVGNLPFRAEQEDVIELFAAHGEVTNCALPLERDTGRKRGFAFVEMVDEAAEAAAIDALQGVELMGRPLRINKAEPRGSAPRRGGGGYGGGGGGGGGGGGDRRSGARGWEDRSYGGGSSGGGYGGGGDQSGSPYGGGGGYSAGDDGRSRRRRGGASQPDGGGGDYGGYGGAEG, encoded by the coding sequence GTGAGCATTTTTGTCGGCAATCTGCCCTTCCGCGCCGAGCAGGAGGACGTCATCGAACTGTTCGCCGCTCACGGAGAGGTCACGAACTGTGCCCTCCCTTTGGAGCGCGACACCGGTCGCAAGCGCGGCTTTGCTTTTGTGGAAATGGTTGATGAAGCGGCTGAGGCCGCGGCTATCGACGCTCTTCAAGGGGTTGAGCTGATGGGCCGACCCTTGCGCATCAATAAGGCTGAACCCCGTGGCAGTGCACCGCGTCGTGGCGGCGGCGGCTACGGCGGTGGCGGCGGTGGTGGCGGTGGTGGCGGTGGTGACCGTCGCTCCGGAGCTCGCGGTTGGGAGGATCGCAGCTATGGCGGTGGTTCCAGTGGTGGCGGCTATGGAGGTGGCGGAGATCAGTCCGGCTCCCCCTATGGCGGCGGCGGTGGTTACAGCGCTGGAGACGATGGCCGCAGCCGTCGTCGTCGTGGCGGTGCCTCCCAGCCGGATGGCGGTGGCGGTGACTATGGCGGTTACGGCGGCGCTGAAGGCTGA
- the dusA gene encoding tRNA dihydrouridine(20/20a) synthase DusA, translated as MDSLTRADREPPWRFSVAPMLDCTDRHFRQIMRQISRRALLYSEMVVAQALHHSNRRERLLGFDAEEHPIALQVGGDDPVLLAEATRMAADWGYDEINLNVGCPSPRVQAGNFGACLMAEPDRVARCVEAMVTASNLPVTVKHRVGIDDLDSDSLLTAFVDQVAAAGATRFSVHARKAWLEGLDPKQNRTIPPLQHDRVIALKQRRPQLLIELNGGLDTPEQCLNALDHCDGVMVGRAAYAHPLRWAGIDALIFGEAPRPMKASQVLVGLMPHAERHLDRGGRLWDLCRHLVQLVEGVPGARHWRRDLGQKAQRPGANLSVLEQAAQQLIDAGL; from the coding sequence ATGGATTCCCTCACCAGAGCCGATCGGGAACCTCCCTGGCGTTTCAGCGTCGCGCCGATGCTGGACTGCACAGACCGGCATTTCCGCCAGATCATGCGGCAGATCAGCCGCAGGGCCTTGCTTTACAGCGAGATGGTGGTGGCTCAGGCCCTGCATCACAGCAACCGCCGCGAGCGGCTGCTGGGGTTCGATGCGGAGGAACATCCGATCGCGCTGCAGGTGGGCGGTGACGATCCGGTGCTGTTGGCAGAAGCCACCCGTATGGCAGCGGACTGGGGCTACGACGAAATCAACCTCAACGTGGGTTGCCCGAGCCCGCGGGTGCAGGCCGGCAACTTCGGCGCATGCCTGATGGCCGAACCGGATCGGGTGGCCCGCTGCGTGGAAGCGATGGTGACCGCCAGCAACCTCCCGGTCACGGTGAAACACCGGGTGGGGATTGATGATCTCGACAGCGACAGCCTGTTGACCGCCTTTGTGGATCAAGTGGCAGCGGCAGGCGCGACACGGTTCAGCGTGCACGCCAGAAAAGCGTGGTTAGAAGGACTAGATCCAAAACAGAACCGCACCATCCCTCCGCTTCAGCACGATCGGGTAATCGCCCTCAAGCAACGCCGACCCCAGCTGTTGATCGAACTGAATGGCGGCCTCGACACCCCCGAACAGTGTCTGAACGCTCTCGACCACTGTGATGGCGTGATGGTGGGCCGAGCGGCCTATGCCCATCCCCTGCGTTGGGCGGGCATCGATGCCCTGATCTTCGGGGAGGCGCCCCGGCCCATGAAGGCATCGCAGGTGCTGGTGGGACTGATGCCCCACGCCGAACGACACCTGGATCGCGGCGGTCGCCTCTGGGACCTCTGCCGCCATCTGGTGCAACTGGTGGAAGGTGTCCCGGGTGCGCGTCACTGGCGTCGGGACCTGGGCCAGAAGGCTCAGCGCCCAGGCGCCAATCTCAGCGTGCTGGAACAGGCTGCCCAGCAACTGATCGATGCCGGGCTCTGA
- the msrB gene encoding peptide-methionine (R)-S-oxide reductase MsrB produces MTPTFDHWLLSRRSLLMASAAGVFGVFRAPEQVLAASKASDSAWDLSDAQWKQRLSPESYSVLRREGTEAPFTSPLNNEKRDGTYHCAGCDQPLFSSKAKFDSGTGWPSFFEPLPGAIATKVDFKLIIPRTEYHCSRCGGHQGHVFNDGPRPTGKRYCNNGVALRFQPV; encoded by the coding sequence ATGACACCCACCTTTGATCACTGGCTGCTGAGCAGACGATCGCTGCTGATGGCATCAGCGGCAGGGGTGTTCGGTGTGTTCCGCGCACCCGAGCAGGTGCTGGCAGCGTCGAAGGCTTCGGATTCAGCCTGGGACCTCTCGGATGCGCAATGGAAGCAGCGCCTGTCTCCGGAGTCGTATTCCGTGCTTCGCCGGGAAGGCACAGAGGCACCCTTCACCAGCCCCCTCAACAACGAGAAGCGCGATGGCACCTACCACTGCGCCGGTTGTGATCAGCCTTTGTTTTCGTCCAAGGCGAAATTCGACAGTGGCACCGGTTGGCCCAGCTTCTTTGAACCGCTGCCCGGGGCGATCGCCACGAAAGTAGATTTCAAACTGATCATTCCGCGCACGGAATACCACTGCAGCCGCTGCGGCGGTCACCAGGGTCATGTGTTCAATGACGGCCCCAGGCCCACAGGCAAGCGCTACTGCAACAACGGCGTCGCCCTGCGCTTCCAGCCCGTTTGA
- a CDS encoding NAD(P)/FAD-dependent oxidoreductase: MAAITAAEQGLPRVLVLEGTPEPLQKVRISGGGRCNVTHACWDPRELATHYPRGSRPLRGPFSRFACGDAISWFEEHGLTLVEEPDGRMFPQQNRSEAVIQCLQNAARAAGVQLRTRVMVQQVQSQSDGGFALVGRGLESPLRARQLMLATGGHPSGRRIAEALGHQVVPPVPSLFSLSLQAKPLVACSGIAIDDVSLDLKLGDQRFRQTGRVLITHRGLSGPATLRLSAFAARALHASHYQGELKVDWSAGLGRQGVEQRLQQWRQEQARRTLAAAKPMEHLPRRLWQAFLSMAGVEADRRWADLPLKAERQLLEILCAQRLPIKGRGPFGEEFVTAGGVDLGEVNLATMESRRCPGLYLAGELLDVDGVTGGFNFQACWSGGWLAGQAIAATVA; encoded by the coding sequence ATGGCAGCGATCACCGCCGCAGAGCAGGGGCTGCCTCGGGTGTTGGTTCTGGAAGGAACGCCTGAGCCGCTTCAGAAGGTGCGCATCAGTGGTGGGGGCCGCTGCAACGTCACTCACGCTTGCTGGGATCCACGCGAGCTGGCCACCCACTATCCGCGTGGCAGCCGTCCGCTGCGCGGCCCCTTCAGCCGCTTCGCCTGTGGTGATGCCATCTCCTGGTTTGAGGAGCACGGTCTCACCCTTGTGGAAGAGCCCGACGGCCGGATGTTTCCGCAGCAGAACCGTTCCGAAGCGGTGATTCAGTGCCTCCAGAACGCTGCCAGGGCAGCCGGTGTGCAGCTGCGCACGCGCGTCATGGTTCAGCAGGTGCAGTCCCAATCCGATGGAGGATTCGCGCTGGTGGGCCGCGGCCTGGAGAGCCCCTTGCGGGCGCGCCAGTTGATGCTGGCCACCGGCGGCCATCCCAGCGGTCGCAGGATCGCTGAGGCCCTGGGGCATCAGGTGGTTCCCCCGGTGCCGTCGTTGTTCAGCCTGTCGCTGCAGGCGAAACCCCTCGTGGCCTGCAGCGGCATTGCCATCGATGACGTGAGCCTCGACCTCAAGCTCGGCGATCAGCGTTTCCGCCAGACCGGGAGGGTGTTGATCACCCATCGTGGATTGAGTGGTCCCGCCACCTTGCGGCTGTCTGCTTTTGCGGCGCGGGCGCTGCATGCGAGCCACTACCAGGGTGAGCTCAAAGTGGATTGGAGTGCAGGTCTGGGCCGTCAGGGGGTGGAGCAGCGGCTGCAACAGTGGCGCCAGGAGCAGGCCAGGCGCACACTCGCGGCTGCCAAGCCCATGGAGCATCTGCCGCGTCGGTTGTGGCAGGCGTTTCTGTCGATGGCCGGTGTGGAGGCAGACCGACGTTGGGCTGATCTCCCTTTGAAAGCGGAGCGTCAGCTGCTGGAGATCCTTTGCGCCCAGCGTCTTCCCATCAAGGGCAGGGGACCGTTCGGAGAGGAGTTCGTCACTGCGGGTGGCGTGGACCTGGGTGAGGTGAACTTGGCCACGATGGAAAGCCGGCGTTGTCCCGGTCTTTATCTGGCCGGTGAACTCCTGGATGTGGATGGTGTGACCGGCGGATTCAACTTCCAGGCTTGCTGGAGCGGTGGCTGGCTGGCGGGTCAGGCCATTGCGGCCACTGTGGCGTGA
- a CDS encoding type II secretion system F family protein — MGQFRATYLNRKGERLSITLKAEDSASIRQQLRKRGFKPIQVESCHQQPDAPGQRTRRFEARCLTTRGRTRTVTLNAASADDARRQLRKSGLRVQEIQLVTDTNGGDPDDKGKAPQTKSNLLQSLEEALQKPPGVKDKAVWASKLAALVDAGVPIVRSLDLMATQQKLPMFKKALTAVGLEVNQGIAMGAAMRQWPKVFDQLTVAMVEAGEAGGVLDESLKRLAKLLEDNARLQNQIKGALGYPVAVLVIAILVFLGMTIFLIPTFAGIFEDLGAELPLFTQLMVDLSELLRSSAALVFAGALMVMMWMFSRYYATHKGRRVVDRLMLKVPLFGDLIMKTATAQFCRIFSSLTRAGVPILMSLEISSETAGNSIISDAILDSRSLVQEGVLLSTALTRQKVLPDMALSMLSIGEETGEMDQMLSKVADFYEDEVSASVKALTSMLEPAMIVVVGGIVGSILLAMYLPMFTVFDQIQ; from the coding sequence ATGGGTCAGTTTCGGGCGACTTACCTGAACCGAAAGGGCGAACGCCTCAGCATCACGCTGAAAGCGGAGGACAGCGCCAGCATCCGTCAGCAGCTGCGCAAGCGGGGGTTCAAACCAATTCAGGTCGAATCCTGCCACCAACAACCTGACGCACCAGGGCAGCGCACCCGACGATTCGAAGCCCGCTGTCTGACCACCCGTGGCAGAACGCGCACAGTCACCCTGAACGCCGCCTCAGCTGACGACGCGCGCCGGCAACTACGCAAGAGCGGTCTGCGTGTTCAGGAGATCCAACTGGTCACCGACACCAACGGCGGTGACCCCGACGACAAGGGGAAGGCGCCGCAGACCAAAAGCAACCTGCTGCAATCACTGGAAGAAGCGCTCCAGAAACCGCCAGGAGTGAAGGACAAAGCAGTGTGGGCCAGCAAGCTTGCGGCGCTGGTGGATGCAGGCGTGCCGATCGTGCGCAGCCTGGATCTGATGGCCACGCAGCAGAAGCTGCCGATGTTCAAGAAGGCACTGACGGCTGTGGGGCTTGAGGTGAACCAGGGCATCGCCATGGGCGCAGCCATGCGCCAATGGCCCAAGGTGTTCGACCAGCTCACGGTGGCGATGGTGGAAGCCGGGGAAGCCGGAGGTGTGCTCGACGAATCGCTCAAGCGACTGGCCAAGTTGCTGGAGGACAACGCCCGTTTGCAGAACCAGATCAAGGGGGCTCTGGGCTATCCCGTAGCGGTACTGGTGATCGCCATCCTGGTGTTCCTGGGAATGACGATCTTCCTGATTCCCACCTTCGCGGGCATCTTCGAAGACCTGGGCGCCGAGCTGCCCCTGTTCACCCAGCTGATGGTCGACCTGAGCGAGCTGCTGCGCTCCTCAGCAGCGCTGGTGTTTGCCGGAGCCCTGATGGTGATGATGTGGATGTTCAGCCGCTATTACGCCACCCACAAGGGCCGCAGGGTTGTGGACCGGCTGATGCTGAAGGTCCCCCTGTTCGGGGATCTGATCATGAAAACGGCGACGGCTCAGTTCTGTCGGATCTTCAGCTCGCTGACCCGCGCCGGGGTGCCGATCCTGATGTCACTGGAGATCTCCAGTGAAACCGCCGGAAACTCGATCATCTCCGACGCGATTCTCGACTCCCGCAGCCTGGTCCAGGAGGGGGTGCTGCTGAGCACCGCACTGACACGCCAGAAAGTGCTGCCCGATATGGCTTTGAGCATGCTCTCGATCGGCGAGGAAACCGGCGAGATGGACCAGATGCTCAGCAAGGTGGCCGACTTCTACGAAGACGAAGTCTCCGCATCGGTGAAAGCACTTACTTCCATGCTCGAGCCGGCGATGATCGTCGTGGTGGGCGGCATCGTGGGCTCCATCCTTCTGGCGATGTATCTGCCGATGTTCACCGTGTTTGATCAGATTCAGTAA